The genomic stretch GGGGTCAGAATTCTTAAGATTCGTGAAAAAACAAGActtgtatacccttgaggctgAAGTTGTTAGTGGTTCTGTAGATGTTACATCCACAAAACCTTTGTCGAAGATAAAAATTTGGCACATGAGAATGGTTCATGTCAGTAAAAGGGGTTTGGTCTAATTGGGGAAAAATCTACTTGGTGGAGACAAAGTCGAAAAGCTGAAGCTTTGTGAACCCTGTGTACTTGGAAAATCTTGCAGAGTGAAGTTCAATAAAggcaaacaaagaacacatggatcccttgattacatcCATGCTGATCTTTAGGGGTCTTCAAGGTGTCCATCACATTCAGGAACaaggtattttctatccatagttgatgattattctagaaagttatgggtattcatccagaagactaaggatgaaacttttgagaacATCAAAAGTTGGAAGAttgttgccttatcaaccactgaagcaGAATATATCGACATCATTGAAACTATGAAAGAAGCATTGTGAATTGAAGGTTTTTCTAAGGAGCTGACACTAAAAGGCTGAGTTATCATTGTTAAATGTGATAGTTAAAGTGCTATACACATGTCAAAGAATTCAGCCTATCATGAGTGAACCAAGCATATCGATGTGAGACTGCATTTCGTTAGAGGGGGAATCGAGCATGGAAAAGTTCAAGTGTTGAAGGTTTAGACATATCATAATGCTGTTAATATGATCATCAAGACACTACCAAGTTGCAAGTTTTTCCACTGTATGTAGTTGATAAAGCTGCATGAAAAAAGCTAGTTTGTTCTCttgatgttatagagtttgttccaatgtggagatttgtgagatattggatcaaactctagtatggtcgaaggaTAACTTCTTGGTTATCCAATTCGACAATACCTTAGCATGTCGTCGAAGTCTGTTCATATATTGTAGCTTAAGTATGCTATGATTGTTAGCATGCCGAATTAGGCATGTTTGTTATgctcaattgtttaagttagcttgttctcttagttagcttgtgtaatggaTCTGTGTGTAAAAGTATATTAGTTTAGTGTGTTActtttcttataaataacatactagttTCTCATCATTACAAaatgcaaatcctaattagggtgagagaggttatttgctattctgtaacacttgtaatattatttcaaagagaaagtaaaaaATAGCAGTTTATAACCAACTTGTTGTGTTTTTCTTTCTTCCCTTTTTTCTATCCTTGTGAGTTTCTTACTGTGAAAAAACTGATTATACTTTGTTATTCCCATATCACTTTCACAACAAAATCAATAATATATATGGATTTTATTCCACTGACTTATGCAATTGATTAAAAGCATTATGATCAAGTTAATACTTAACAAATGGGTTATGCTTGCTAAAATTGAATCATTTCAAAACTTGATCCTAAAGAGAAATCACAAAGGAGACTCAAATAATTGAAAGTGAATCAAAATGAAAGCGACAAGACAAACAACAAAATAAATGTATTGGGGTGTCCCCCCTTAATGTATTAGGGACATGCAGATGATTGACAAGCTTTCACTTGGAATTGAGTCGACTCCGAGTAACGCAAAAAACACTTATGCTCCCCCTAAAACATTGCACATAAACCACAACATGAAAGGCATAAAAAAATTCTAGATTCATTACAACTTCTCCATATCTGACAACATAAAAAAGAGATAGATCGAAAAGCGTCTAAAAATcaaataaacaaccacaaacaaaTAATTTTAAATGAGATCAACAGCTTAGAAGAACATACAACAATAAAGATCTCACATTAAACACGATGATAGACATGTCATAAGTAACAAAATGCAAATAGACATGCGACACCAATATTCAACATCAAACAATTAAGTGATCAAAACTTGTATGTAAAGTATTGCATTAACAATCATAAATATTGCATGATAAGTATACAAATGCTCGAATATACATAATTAGCAACACACATTTAAAAAGACTTAAATGCAAATAAGAATAATCACAGACATATACTAGAGATGAATGACTGAGGTAAGGAGGGAATAAGCAAATCAATACACAACACTAGAATAAACACATACAATGATATAAATCGGATACCAGAGTTATAGAGACATACTAATGTAGTTCGATAAAAACTATAATTTGGTACAAAATAGTGTTAGTGAAAGTAAAATATATAGAAAATTAAACTAAACAAAATCTTAATTTAAGGCATGAATAGTCTAAGACTTTCTAAATCCCTACAAATCTTGTGAAAGGGATCCGATGACAATGATTTTGTAAAAATGTCAGCAAGCTGACTTTTAGTATCAACGTATTCAAAAACAACGTCCCATTTTTCCAAATGATGTATAAGAAAATGGTGATGGATATCAATGTGTTTGATCTATGAATGAAGTATCAGATTCTTAGTGAACGGATTGTTAATGATGTTTATTGTACTATTACCATCGCACTTTATCGGAACGCAATCAAGTTATAAATCATAGTCTAGTAATTGTTGCTTTATCCATACCACTTATTCAGTCTCGACGGTAGAAAGAGCAACGCTATGCTGATTCTTACTGTGTCAAGAAACTAAACAGTTTCAAAATATGTGACATGTACTACTAGCGTTTTTTCTATCTGACTTTTCCCACGAAATCAGAATAAAAAAGTAATTAATTTATAAAAGAAAATGATTGTGTAATcataattaaatatattattcttaatgttttatttaaaacTTGATTATAATTATAAATCATTAAATAAATTAAgatttataatatatatatatatatatatatatatatatatatatatatatatatatatatataatatatatatatatatatttaatatttatcAATTGGATAACAATATATCTTacttttaaaatatatatatttcatCAAAATTCAATATTTTAACATGtagatttttcaaaaaattctTAATTATGATTTTAAAGCTATGGGTGATAAATTGACAACTTATAACATGACCTTTCAAGAGCATTACTTAATAAAGATTTTAAATCAAATTTATTTTTGTGAGTATTTGACTAACATTTTGCAACATTGATTTGTGACAGAATCTTAATGTATTGATTATCACattaaatttaatattttaataGTAAGTATGAAtgattaaaaaatataattaagttgtttaaataattaaaaatatataaagtAATAAATAATGTGTAATGCAGAATGTACATTAATTTTGTTAAAGTTTTGACACAACATACCACACAAAAATAATTAGAATAGGTATTAGAACTCTTAAATTAAAATCCAAGTTTCACACAAATTTTAGTTATATTAAATTTTTTCAAAACAATCATAAGCAAATGTGAAGTGGATGAAAGTAACTAAAATGATATATATTAATGGGTTTAGATGAATGTAAATTTTTAGTTTAAATTTCAATCTCTCACAATAATAGTTTTTTATATTGATATATGAATATATTAATGTaaacattttatttatttataaatcAATAATACAAAATAACTAGACCCGTTGTTAGAACAATTAATAGATTTTTAATTTGGATATAATTAACTATGTCTATTTAAAAACACATATACCTGCAAAATTCATGATTTGAAATTTACAAAATTGTAATTGCACAAGAATTGAATGATAAAATAGCATTTTTATGATAAAATTGCAATTGAATGTTATGCTAACATAGCATTCCTTAAGTACTTGAAACTCTAACCACCATGCACAACCTTATCATGGCAAGTATAAATTTTATGAAATTAGAAACGAACTTCTTATGTAAAAAAAATAAGGAAAATGTGAAGAAAAAGAAAGTGTCAACGCCATGCATATTTTAAAGTTAATCATTACAAATCTAGAAAATCATCATTGTTCAACAACAAATAAAGTTTCAtatgaatttttttataaaaGAAATCTCTAAAATTGAATatcaaacaaatataaaaatatttaaacaAGTATGATATCAGGTGGCTTTTATTTGGGAGAAGAGTACAATTGGATTAATTTGTCAATCCATTGTAAGTTTGGCAACTATGAAAATATTGGTTTTTGGAATTAATGTTGCTTATGATCTCTTCATTTGAAATTGCAATTTTCTGACTTTTTTTTTATCATTGTTGAACCGAATggaaagataaaaaaaaattggGCAGTTGGTCTGAGAATTTATGGATTTAGAAGTTAACTTTGACCAAGGATGACCTAAATGAAGAGGAAAAGAATCAGCTGGAAGGTCTACCGGAGAATTTGGTGGATGAACGCTCATGGTTTTAGTGTCCAAAACAACTACACAACACTATCAACTTTACTCAATACGAGCAACTTGGTTAGAAACCTATTTTGAAAGTTGGAAGTTCCAAGAAAATTACATATTTTcggatgaaggcttcttttgacAGACTTCCAACAAAAATGGAACTTGTCAATCGAGGAGTAATTGAAGGTTCTTGTTGTGACAAACGCCACACCAGGAATGAAGTATTCCAGTGAGAAAGAGAGGTTTTCTTGAACAAACACAAGAAAATGATTTAGtcacacacacactcacacacacacgcacacacatacacacacacacacatacacacacacacacacgcacacacacacacacacacacagagatagatagagagagagagagagagagagagagagagagagagagagagagagagagagttggCTATAACAGTTTTACTATTCACTTTCtctaaaattagggtttacaaaTTACAAGTGAATAACAACTTAACCACATTACTCTAACATACTAGAGTAAAACCTATATATAACTCATAGTATATGTATGTCATGTATCATTATGACGCTCATACATAACTAAATTAAGTCATTTACAAGCTAGAACTgacttcgactacaacatgtgtACTTTCGACTACTACATGACTGAATTGACTTCGACTACAACATACATAACCTTGTCTAACCATGAAGTTTCCCTTGTCGAGACTATAGTTCGATCTAAATACTATAAATCTTCACCTTGAAACAAACTTTACAGCACCAAGGGAACAAGCTACCTATCATCATACAACCTTATCACTTGCATACAGTGAAAGAGTTTGCTACTAGGTAATGACTTATTGATCATATCAGCAACATTATCTTCAGTAGAAACATTCAACACTTTCACTTCTCCTTTCTCGACTTTCTCCCTAACGAAATACAGCTTAACATCAATGTGTTTAGTTCTCTCACGATAGGCTAAATTCTTCGACAAATGTATAACcctttgactatcacatttaataGTGATAACTTGACCTTGAAGTTTCAGTTCCTTAACAAACCCTTCAAGTCATAATGCTTCTTTCACAACTTCAGTAAGGAAAATGTATTCGACTTCAGTAGTTGATAAGGCAATAACCTTTTGAAGATAGGCTTTCTAACTGATTGTTTGTGCCAAACATTGTGAAAACATATCCAGAAAGAGATTTTCGGGTATCCATACATCCTACATAGTCAGAGTCAACAAATCCTTCGACTTCGGCTTCGCCATCACTCAGGGCTCTACCATAAACTAGGACCCTACTTAGGAACCCTTTTATGCATCTCAGTATCCACTTAAAAGCTTGTCAGTATGCCTTCCCATGATTGGTCATATACATTCTTACAAGGCTCAATATACGTTATGTTTGGCCTCGTACaaaccataacatacatcaaagacCCTACTATACTAGCATACATAATGTTATTCATACAGGATCTTTCGACTTTAGTACTAGGACTTTGAGTTGTACACATCATGAATTGAGGATTTGTGAGTGTTACAATAGACTTTGAATTCGACATACAAAATTCGTAAATAATCTTCTTCATGTATGTCTCCTGAGATAAGAATAATCTAGACTGCTTTCTATCTCTCTAAATGTCAATCCCATGAATGTTGGTGGTAGCTCCCAAATCCTTCATGTCGAACTCCTTATCGAGTTCAACCTTCACCTTCACTACATTCTCGACATTGTTGCTTTCTATGAGGATGTCATCCACATAAAATCAAAATAACAAGTGAACTTTCAGGTCAAAATTTAAGGTATACACAATGGTCGAACTGGCTCCTAATGAAACCTATGTGTGTCATGAACTTGTCGAATCTCCTATTCCATTGTTTAGAAGATTGTTTCAATCCATATAACGACCTATTCAACTTGCACACATGATCTTTCATTCTCCTTTTAGAGAACAAACTAACTTaaacaatttagcataacaaaCATGCCCAATTTGACATGCTAACAATCTTAGCATACTTCGACTACTGGATACTTAAGCATACTACGACTACATTATATGAACAAACTTCGACGACATGCTAAAGTCTTGTCGAATTGTAGAACCAAGAAGCTAgccttcgaccatactagagttcgatccaatatctcacaaatctcCACATTGTaacaaactctataacatcaaGGGAACAAATTAGCTTTCTTCATGCAATTTTATGAATTGCATACAGTAGAAAAAGTTGCAACTTGgtaatgtcttggtgatcatGAAGAGACTTCATCTCATCATTAATGGTCTTCAGCCATCCAGTCTTATTTCGAATCTTCATAACTTTCTTATATTCTCTAGATTCTTCATCTAGAATCTCACTTGCATAGATTAAGGCATAAGCTATGAGATCTGCATACCCAAGTCTTTGAGGTGGATTGCTAACTCTTCTCGGCATATCTCTTGCCAACAGGTAGTCATCGACAGTTTTCTCGACTTCCTCAGTATCTTCAGCATTTTATGCTTCTTCTTCGGCTTGATCTAGGATACATAATTCAACATCAACATGCTCCACCTCAACAGGAATTTATTCCTATAACAGCTCTTCTTCAGATATCTGTGCACTTTGATTAACGTCATTAGTTTTTTTGAAAGTCATCTCAACTTCATTGAAAATTACATCTCGACTAGTGATACACCTTTCTGTGATATGGCTTTAGGCATCATAGCTtataagctttgactccttcagGGTAGCCCATTAACATGCATCTCAGAGCTCTAGGTTCGAATTTGTCTTCCCTAACGTGAGCATAAGCTATGCAGccaaatactctaagtttgtCGAGATCTGGTGGATGTCCCGACCAAACTTCTGTAGTTGTCTTCATATCTAACATAGTCGAAGGACATTTCTTTATCAGGTATGTTCCCAAAACAGCTTCTTTTACCCAGCACTAGTCAACATGCATTTAACTCTTTCCAAAATGGTTCGATTAAATCTTTCAGCCAAACCATTTTTTTTGGGAGTACCTTCAGTAGTTTTGTGCCTTACAATACCAGAGGATGCAAAAAAACTGTCGAACACTTCATTGTAAAAATCAAGGATATTGTCGGTTTTCTACCTATTGACCTTTCTTTCAATCTGGTTTCGACaagagtcttccaacttttgaagttctcaaaATTTTCATCCGTTGTCTTCTGTATGAATACCCATAACCTTctggaataatcatcaactatggatagaaaGTACTTTGCTCCTAAATGTGTTGGACATCTTGGAGGCCCCCAAATATCAACATGAATGTAATCAAGTGATCCATGTGTTATTTATTTGCCTTTATTTAACTTCACTTTGTAAGATTTTCCAAGTACGCAGGGCTCCCAAAACTTTAACTTTCTGACTTTGTCTCCAACAAGTAGATTTTGTTTTCCCAATTTGACAAACCCCTTTCAGTGACATGGTAAATCtcatatgccaaatttatgtCTTCGACAAAGGTTTCGTGGATGCAACATCTGTAGAACCACTGACAACTTCAGTCTCAAGAGtatacaagccttgtttcttcaCGCCTCTTAAGACTTCCTTTGATCCCTTCATGACTTTTAAAATACTTTTCTCTCCTTGAAAAACATATCCTTTCTTatcgaattcaccaagagaaatcaaatttctcttcaaatCAGATACATACCTGACTTCAGTCAACAACCTTATCGACTCACCATTGAGCTTGAATCTCACAGATCCAACACCTGCAATCTTGCAAGATTTATTGTTTCCAAGCAATATagatccaccatcttgatcacatagttccATGAACAAGTATTTCTTTGGAGTCATGTGTCAAGTGCAACCTGAATTTGTAATCCAATATTTACACGAGTCGCCGCATGAAACCATAAGAACATCAAATGAGTCGAAATCATCTTAAACAATGGTTACGTTTCCATTATCCTTACCTCCATGATTTTTCAGGCATTCAGGGTACACATTTCTTGTATGACCCTCCTTCTTAGTGATAACATCGAATACCAGATGCATCGCCACTATAAGACTTTTGATGACTTTTAcccttcttcttgtcgaacttgtCATCTCTCTTTGTGAATTTCTCCTTAACCGACAAGCTTTCATCAGTCAAAGATGGCTTGTGCTTCTTTTGTTCGTTCAAATCCTTAAAATACAATgctgattgaacttcttcaaaggttAGAGAATTTCTTCTATACAAGGgagtttctttgaagtgagcaCGTGATATGGGAAAAGCACACAACATCGCTTGATCTTCATCCTCGATCTTGACAtcgatattttcaagatcaaggaACATCTTGTTGAAACATATCCAACTGCTCAACCATAACTTTttcttcactcatcttgaatgaatacaaagCTTGTTTCATGTAGAGGCGATTGACCAACAACTTGGTCATGTATAAACTTTCGAGTTTCACCCATAACCCCGACGTCATCGTCTCGTTCGAAACTTGTTGAATAACCTTATTACCAAGGCTTAATAAGATGACGTTGTGGGTTTTCTCTACCATAGTCATTTTTTCTTTGTTCGTTAACGCAACGTCCATGACATCTTCTTCACGCTCATTGCACCAATTTATTGTGAATGATGCCGAAATAACAAAGTATAATCGTTTCCTTGATTGACAAGAAATCCACAAGGATGAAAAAGAGAGAAGCAAAAAAAACACAATAAAATTGATTATAAATTGCTATTCTTTACTTTTTCTTGTgaacaagattacaagtgttacagagTAGCAAATAACCTTCCATCTTAATTAAGATTTATATCATACAATAATGAGAGACTAATatgttatttaaaaaaaacagAGACTAATatgttatttaaaaaaaaactaaacaCTATATAATGATgctatttataaaaaaattaacaCACTAAATTAATTGACTTTTAACATATAGGCACCCTTCTACCTACTAAAATTCAATACAATAACACACaataatattatttaatttataaATAGACTCTCTCAATATTTTTTTTAGAAGTCACAATTTTACCGGTGAAATAACACTATTTAATTTATAAATAGATTATTTCATATTCCTTCTAATTGATCATTTAGAGAACTGATAATAGATAAATTAATTGAATGTCTAATAAAATTAATGAatttatataaaataatataaaaatatttaatattaatttatttaataaaattataaaaataagaaaaaatattaaattattaaCTATAAACTAAAATGCTATAGTGTGAATTATAGATTCATGATAAAATGCTATAGGATGAATTATAGATAATACAATTAAAAGAATGTTCATAGTTACTATTCTAATCCATAGTTACTATTCTAATCCAATCCATTTAAGATAACAACTCAAAAAAATTGAGAGGTTAAATAAAGCTTAATGATATAATTATAAATGGAGTCCGTCTTCTAGTGAAACCATAAAACAGAAACTAGAGAGCCTCAACAAAATGTTTAAGAAAGACTATAAACATTAAACATTGTCTTTACATACATGCTAGCTGTTACTTGAAACAAAGGTAAAGTCTCCTAGACTCATGCCTTCATCACAATAAAAGACAGTCATAACTTAAAACATTACAAGGAAACAAACAAACCTAAGACATTAACATCGTCTATAACACATGCTATAGCTACTTTATTCCAAAAACAAAAACAGACAAGACACTTTGATCACTTACGACCAAATCAACCTAAGAAAACTAGTTTGACACACATTAAAGTTAGCTAGCATATGTCAGCACACACAACATGTCGATCATCACTTGTTCTGATTCTTACCACCAGTCTTGAACTTAGACTCATCAATCTCAACACCTTCCTCCTCAGCACGTTCTCCTCCTGACTTATCCATAGTGCTCAAACCACCTTTACGTCCCATTTCCTGATACCCTTCTGTCCCAATCTGCTCCTTCCTTGTCTGTCCTCCCCTGCTCCTTCCTTCAGCAAGATGCTCCTGAGCTTCAAGGCTCTTGCCTCCGGTGCCACCAGGAACAACTGTCTCTCCTTGCTTTGCCTTTTCATCAAGCTCGTTTCGGTTTTGTTGTTTAGATGCCATCTTTTGGATTCGTTGCTTATGAACTAATGTTTATGCTTATGCTAGGTAGTGTAAGTTTTGTAGTCAGTAATCGATGCTGTGTGGTCAAAACGAAGGTTTAAGGGGTTTATATAGACAGTAAAGTGTGATAAATTAGTTAAAtaattagggttttgtgattaATATTTTAAGAGTGGTAAATATTTGAGAGATAACTAGAACATGACAACAGGTGAATGATGAACAGGAAGACTGGTTTTGAAGTGACAAGTATCACATTTACGTGGCTAAGATAGAAACAAGACACGCATGTCTTTGGAACTACCATAATGACACGTAGGAACATGGTTGCGGTTCTCTCACAATTTGCAATTTCAAGTTTTTACTATGTGTGTAGAATTAGTTTCTTTGTTTTTATTGGACTAGAGAAATTATATACTCCTTCAATTTTATAAATGTGTGTTTTTTTTATcaaataaatttattttaaaatgagaattattcatatttttttaatgtaGAGTTCATTACTATTTTTTAAATTTGGATTCTTTAATTATTAAAATGATATGTATATTATTTTCAAAATgttaataaaattattttaataaaagTATGGTGTTTGATTGTATTGGTGTGAATATGAAAGTAGAAAAATGGTTTAGATGTGGTGAATAGACCTTTGTAAAAAATCAATCATTTTTTAAAAATGTATTAAAAAAATTTCATAAGATGTGTGCAAAATATTTGATgtgaaaatatgaaaattataCTTTTCGAAACTTGATCACGTTAACACTAAATCGACTCACAAACACCAAAGATAAATATGATGATACATAAGGCATTCAATTGATTCGGTTGTATAATCCACGAGGTGTTTTTATGCAACAATTCAATATAGTGAATTCTAACATCATTTGTTTCTCAGAATTTAATCACCAATTCAGCTCGATAAGGTGCCCAAGTCTAACAAAACGTAAGCTTAGATAATAAATCACTATCAATTGAATAAACGATAAACTATGCTATAATTTATATAAGTATGTAAATACTACGAAAATcaaatgtgtgtgtgtgtgcgcgcgtgtgcatgtgcgtgtgcgtgtgcgcatgtgtgtgtgtgtgcgtgtgcgtgtgcgtgtgcgtaTGCGTGTGCGCATGTATGTGTacgtgtgcgtgtgtgtgtgtgcgtgtgcgcGTGTGCGTGTGCGGGTGAGTGCGTGCGTgcgcgtgtgcgtgtgcgtgtgcgtgtgcgtgcgTACGCGTGCgcgtgtgtgcgtgcgtgcgcgtgtgtgcgtgtgcgtgcgtgtgtgcgtgtgtgcgtgcgtgtgcgtgtgcgtgtgcgtgtgtgcaTGCGTGTGCGCGTGCCtgtgcgtgtgtgcgtgcgtgtgcgtgtgtgcgtgcgtgtgcgtgtgtgcgtgtgcgtgtgcgcatgtgtgcgtgtgtgtgtgtgtgtgtgcgcgtgtgcgtgtgcgtgtgcgcATGTATGTGTGCGTGTGCGCATGTatgtgtgcgtgtgcgtgtgtgtgtgtgcgtgtgcgcgtgtgtgtgtgcgGGTGAGTGCGTGCGTgcgcgtgtgcgtgtgcgtgtgcgtgcgTACGCGTGCgcgtgtgtgcgtgcgtgcgtgtgtgtgtgtgcgcgtgtgcgtgtgcgtgtgtgcgtgtgtgggtgcgtgtgcgtgcgtgtgtgcgtgtgtgcatgcgtgtgcgtgtgcgtgtgtgcaTGCGT from Lathyrus oleraceus cultivar Zhongwan6 chromosome 7, CAAS_Psat_ZW6_1.0, whole genome shotgun sequence encodes the following:
- the LOC127105739 gene encoding protein SLE3, with the translated sequence MASKQQNRNELDEKAKQGETVVPGGTGGKSLEAQEHLAEGRSRGGQTRKEQIGTEGYQEMGRKGGLSTMDKSGGERAEEEGVEIDESKFKTGGKNQNK